Within the Salvia hispanica cultivar TCC Black 2014 unplaced genomic scaffold, UniMelb_Shisp_WGS_1.0 HiC_scaffold_997, whole genome shotgun sequence genome, the region CGTTGATCGAACGCAGTACTTGTTGACGGAGGGGTTTAGAAGTGCAATGGCGATTTCGTCGATTTTGACCACCTTGAATATAGCGGCGCGGGGAGAGACCTGTGTTGTGTAGTCGCCGCCGTAGATCCAGTTAGAGTCATTGGACGTATTCACCCACCAGAGGGAGTCGAAATAGGTTGAAGATATAACAACCATTCCGTTAGACATCATACTCGGCGAGTGCAGAGATTCTTTATCGGTAGCTTTGTCTGATCCAAACTGCAGCCGCTTCCCGTTGACGTCGTAAGCTTTGAGGTACTTCCCGTGAATGAATGCTATCGGATGATCAGGCAGTATAATCAGCGTCTCCCTATCCACAAACCCTAGGTTCGTGCCGCTGCTATTTTCTTCCACGTACAGACGGGAGCTGAGACGATCGAGTACTACTACTTCTTTCACTATCACGCGCCACCCGGTCTGGACGTGAGTGAAGTTGACCTCATTCTGGGATGGGAAGTTGGGCTCGAAGAGCGTGCACGATGGGTCCGTGGTGTCTTCTATGGGCTGATTCGATATGGCTACGATGGCGTTGTCTCGTGTATCTCTACTCCAGTATCTGTTGTTGATATAAAATCGAAGGTGCACGTATTTGTTGTTGACTGTGGATTGCTCGACTATGATCTTCGTGGCGGGACTGTAGGCGGGTTGACTTTGTTCGTAGCCAGAAACGACGTCACTGGTGCCATGGCGGTAGAAAAAAGAACCATCTTGTGCAAATATGTCTGCTGGGCCGTCTTGGAGCGCGATGGATTTTGGAAGCGCACCACTTgtcattttcttcaaaaatttgaaacataaattCATCACTATTTTTACCCTATCATAGTATGTTA harbors:
- the LOC125200485 gene encoding uncharacterized protein LOC125200485, translating into MELHQLRLLIGIVITAMMEKMTSGALPKSIALQDGPADIFAQDGSFFYRHGTSDVVSGYEQSQPAYSPATKIIVEQSTVNNKYVHLRFYINNRYWSRDTRDNAIVAISNQPIEDTTDPSCTLFEPNFPSQNEVNFTHVQTGWRVIVKEVVVLDRLSSRLYVEENSSGTNLGFVDRETLIILPDHPIAFIHGKYLKAYDVNGKRLQFGSDKATDKESLHSPSMMSNGMVVISSTYFDSLWWVNTSNDSNWIYGGDYTTQVSPRAAIFKVVKIDEIAIALLNPSVNKYCVRSTDNCLAATSDDITSEAIIFVDELVTERQILNLAYILADQRIYGETPFIAGTTTLTNEEDVDLIMPVEITYTDEKSYTFSRGGGRLNANVKSTISTTPWFISTGRLVIPGAIIINEAFEWDTADTTETEVTAVGTVSVPKNSTVTVSYVGTKGICSIPFTYTKADKSAIDGQTTYQNRIRGGIYEGVSYYNFSFQVVNN